The following coding sequences lie in one Candidatus Nitrospira allomarina genomic window:
- a CDS encoding glycosyltransferase family 2 protein, with amino-acid sequence MIHQEMPLVTIAIPTFNRAGTYLKHTLESAVDQSYKNLEIIVSDNCSTDHTERVVNAFNDPRIRYVKHSQNIGHYNNFKFCIDQARGDYFLLLQDDDLIDEDFVDACLKTVNYSFSDIGVIRTGTRYIGPEGQGLGEWPNTVGGLSTEEFLLAYLSFETGIYLCSTLLNTKRLREIGGMHSKHNLLLDVMAIAKLCSRFGRKDIQESKASNRKHPNELTLSVKCKEWCEESFLLVDTMCQLVSDKSMVQKIRKTGKNYIFRHNYNLIKKEKVMSSRLKALFLIFRKCGYLFSLSRFLKYAILDEWKAGKRKMKRLIGSFG; translated from the coding sequence ATGATCCATCAGGAAATGCCACTAGTCACGATTGCTATTCCGACATTCAATCGAGCCGGCACGTACCTGAAGCACACTCTGGAAAGCGCGGTAGACCAATCTTATAAAAATTTAGAAATTATCGTTTCCGATAATTGCTCGACTGATCATACCGAAAGAGTGGTGAACGCATTCAATGACCCTCGAATTCGATATGTAAAGCACAGTCAAAATATCGGGCATTACAATAATTTTAAGTTTTGTATAGACCAAGCACGGGGAGATTATTTTTTACTGTTACAGGATGATGACCTTATTGATGAGGATTTTGTTGATGCGTGCTTAAAAACGGTCAATTATTCATTTTCGGATATTGGAGTTATTCGAACAGGAACTCGCTATATTGGCCCAGAGGGACAGGGGTTAGGGGAGTGGCCCAATACAGTTGGTGGACTTTCAACGGAAGAATTTCTTTTAGCTTATTTATCCTTTGAGACAGGTATTTACCTCTGCAGTACCTTATTGAATACCAAAAGGTTAAGAGAGATCGGTGGCATGCATTCAAAACATAATTTGCTCTTAGATGTTATGGCGATAGCCAAATTATGCTCCCGGTTTGGCCGGAAGGATATTCAAGAAAGTAAGGCAAGTAATCGGAAGCATCCCAATGAATTAACGTTATCTGTAAAATGTAAAGAATGGTGTGAAGAATCATTCCTATTGGTAGATACGATGTGTCAGTTGGTTTCTGATAAGAGCATGGTGCAAAAAATAAGAAAGACAGGAAAAAATTACATCTTCAGGCATAATTATAATTTGATAAAAAAAGAGAAGGTCATGAGTTCACGGTTAAAGGCCTTGTTCCTGATTTTCAGGAAATGCGGATATCTGTTTTCTTTAAGCCGATTCTTAAAATATGCCATTCTTGATGAATGGAAAGCGGGTAAAAGGAAAATGAAACGACTGATAGGCTCTTTTGGGTAA
- the asnB gene encoding asparagine synthase (glutamine-hydrolyzing), translating to MCGIAGELRFNQAVVPAADWEKISALMARRGPNDQGIWTDHRTCTLVFRRLAIIDLSMNAHQPMTVQNGRYTLVFNGEIYNFQHLRKDLEGRGVRFRSTSDTEVVLYALIEWGVTALDRFNGMFALGFFDSVEKRLLLARDHAGMKPLYYLKKSEGMVFGSQYNQILAHPLSHNLEVSPEALGLYLRLAYIPAPFALMQDSNMLEPGSWVKFTADGQVEKGQYFTFPQYHSPKLKGQEALEAVDLTITAAVKRHLISDVPVGAFLSGGIDSPLVVAKMRSVSAGPIEVFTIGTGEKATDETQDAVAYAKEFGVKHRIECMDPAKALDFLDDVIESCGEPFGDYSIFPTMMVSRLASQNYKVMLSGDGGDELFWGYTGRFGSLVKNAGDFRYPFWWRWVWRGLKRVLQYGNYNHLNQRSLGSYHRLMLTHLSEKWLNQIFPSLPVWPNAYKAFEYHSCDPDRAAQYSRIAEFECHLPYVLMKVDRASMFHSLEVRVPLLDKEVIEIAAQTDWHQCLDVEQKMGKMVLRQVLSKYTKQQTQGKRGFEVPMGAWLRTSLREMVEESLLKRDEMLGLEVNKQALRRLYDLHLNGGSDLSWALWPLLSLSLWMNKHYQ from the coding sequence ATGTGTGGAATAGCTGGAGAATTGCGATTCAATCAGGCGGTGGTGCCGGCGGCTGATTGGGAAAAGATTAGTGCATTGATGGCACGTCGGGGACCCAATGACCAAGGAATCTGGACCGATCATAGGACGTGTACATTGGTTTTCCGCCGTTTGGCTATCATTGATTTAAGTATGAATGCTCATCAACCTATGACCGTTCAAAATGGTCGCTATACGTTGGTCTTTAATGGGGAGATATATAATTTCCAGCACTTACGAAAGGATTTAGAAGGCCGTGGAGTACGATTCCGGTCAACAAGTGACACCGAAGTTGTGCTGTATGCCCTAATAGAATGGGGAGTTACCGCATTGGATCGTTTTAACGGGATGTTTGCCTTGGGGTTTTTTGATTCCGTGGAAAAGCGATTGCTGTTGGCTCGGGACCATGCTGGCATGAAACCGCTATATTATTTAAAGAAGTCGGAAGGAATGGTCTTTGGGTCACAATATAATCAAATTTTGGCACATCCCTTGAGCCATAATCTTGAGGTCTCCCCCGAAGCACTTGGTCTCTATTTGCGTTTGGCCTATATTCCTGCGCCTTTTGCCCTGATGCAGGATTCCAATATGCTTGAGCCTGGTTCCTGGGTCAAATTTACGGCCGATGGACAGGTAGAAAAGGGACAATACTTTACATTTCCGCAATACCATTCCCCGAAATTGAAAGGCCAGGAGGCTCTGGAAGCGGTGGATTTGACGATCACAGCAGCTGTGAAACGGCATCTGATCAGTGATGTTCCCGTCGGAGCATTCCTTTCCGGTGGTATTGACTCACCGCTGGTCGTAGCAAAAATGAGATCGGTGAGTGCAGGGCCCATTGAGGTTTTTACAATCGGAACCGGTGAAAAAGCCACAGATGAAACACAGGATGCCGTGGCCTATGCGAAAGAGTTTGGGGTTAAACATAGGATTGAATGTATGGATCCTGCCAAAGCGCTTGATTTCTTGGATGATGTGATAGAAAGCTGTGGAGAGCCGTTTGGAGATTATTCAATATTCCCCACCATGATGGTATCCCGCCTGGCCAGTCAAAATTACAAGGTTATGCTTTCCGGTGATGGCGGTGATGAATTGTTTTGGGGCTATACGGGCCGATTTGGTTCTTTGGTCAAGAATGCAGGTGATTTTCGGTACCCATTCTGGTGGCGTTGGGTATGGCGGGGATTGAAGAGAGTTCTCCAATATGGAAATTATAATCACCTTAATCAACGCTCTCTCGGAAGCTATCATCGTCTTATGCTCACCCATCTCTCTGAAAAATGGTTGAACCAAATTTTTCCTTCATTGCCAGTTTGGCCAAATGCCTATAAAGCCTTTGAATACCATAGTTGCGATCCAGATCGTGCAGCACAATATTCCCGAATTGCTGAATTTGAATGTCATTTGCCCTATGTGTTGATGAAAGTGGATCGGGCAAGTATGTTTCATTCCTTAGAAGTTCGGGTACCGCTCCTGGATAAGGAAGTTATTGAAATAGCGGCACAAACTGACTGGCACCAGTGCCTTGATGTGGAGCAAAAAATGGGGAAGATGGTTTTACGTCAGGTCTTATCCAAATATACTAAACAACAGACTCAAGGAAAGCGGGGTTTTGAGGTACCTATGGGAGCATGGTTACGTACTTCTCTCCGGGAAATGGTTGAGGAAAGTCTACTAAAACGAGATGAAATGTTGGGGTTGGAAGTAAACAAGCAAGCTCTTCGACGGCTGTATGATCTTCACCTCAATGGTGGGAGCGATCTTTCATGGGCGCTATGGCCTCTGCTCAGCTTATCGCTATGGATGAATAAACATTATCAGTAG
- a CDS encoding ABC transporter ATP-binding protein, whose translation MKNDLALKVENISKCYRIGLKETMHDSLGVSIYHFLKSPLQNYRNYRGLYQFDNKSPELIGNQPDVIWAVRDISFEVKEGEVVGIIGGNGAGKSTLLKILSKITVPTSGRATVRGRISCLLEVGTGFHPELTGRENVFLNGTILGMRKKEIDRKFDEIVDFSGVEKFIDTPVKRYSSGMKVRLAFAVAAHLEPDILIVDEVLAVGDAAFQKKCLDKMQDVGQHGRTVLFVSHNMAAVSRLCERAILLNGGRFQFDGPTHEVLSRYLNSETGARAEYKWVDLGDAPGDDVVRLCAVRVRGNDGYVSDTLDISQPIRIEIEYQVLQPGYEFRVYYHVFHEEGVEAFVSIDNDPAWLKKHRKVGRYVSTSVIPGNLLAEGRYFIGPSIGTKCPEVKRLGVQDAVVFHVIEKDMSENGARGDSHGHLPGVVRPLLKWETQFIPKEAHAEKTEV comes from the coding sequence ATGAAAAATGATTTAGCTTTAAAAGTGGAAAATATCAGTAAGTGTTACCGTATTGGCTTAAAGGAAACTATGCATGATAGCCTTGGGGTATCAATCTATCATTTCCTGAAAAGCCCTCTTCAAAACTACCGAAATTATCGCGGACTTTACCAATTTGATAATAAAAGTCCGGAACTTATTGGAAATCAACCCGATGTTATTTGGGCAGTGCGAGATATTTCCTTTGAGGTGAAAGAGGGGGAAGTAGTGGGCATTATCGGGGGCAATGGGGCCGGAAAGTCCACACTCCTTAAAATCCTTTCTAAAATTACCGTTCCAACAAGCGGACGTGCTACGGTTCGTGGAAGGATTTCTTGCCTTCTAGAAGTAGGAACCGGGTTTCATCCTGAACTCACTGGGCGAGAAAACGTTTTTCTGAACGGGACAATTCTTGGTATGAGGAAAAAAGAAATTGACCGCAAATTTGACGAAATTGTAGATTTTTCAGGAGTAGAAAAATTTATCGACACTCCCGTAAAACGTTACTCAAGTGGGATGAAGGTGAGATTGGCCTTTGCCGTTGCTGCTCATCTGGAGCCGGATATTTTGATTGTGGATGAGGTTCTGGCAGTGGGTGACGCGGCGTTTCAAAAGAAATGTCTCGACAAAATGCAAGATGTCGGCCAGCATGGCCGGACAGTGCTTTTTGTTTCGCACAACATGGCGGCAGTCAGTCGATTGTGTGAAAGGGCCATTTTATTGAATGGGGGGAGATTCCAATTTGATGGACCGACTCATGAGGTGTTGAGCCGTTACTTGAATTCCGAAACAGGTGCCCGGGCCGAATACAAATGGGTTGATTTGGGAGATGCCCCTGGGGATGATGTCGTTCGATTATGCGCGGTTAGGGTAAGAGGGAATGATGGATATGTGTCGGACACTTTAGATATCAGTCAACCTATTCGAATTGAGATCGAGTACCAAGTTCTTCAGCCCGGATATGAATTCCGAGTTTATTATCATGTCTTTCATGAGGAGGGAGTTGAAGCCTTTGTATCCATCGATAATGATCCTGCCTGGTTAAAGAAGCATCGCAAGGTCGGGCGCTACGTGAGTACCTCCGTGATCCCTGGAAATTTGCTTGCAGAGGGAAGATATTTCATTGGACCTTCTATAGGTACCAAATGTCCGGAAGTTAAACGATTGGGGGTGCAGGATGCCGTAGTATTTCATGTCATTGAAAAAGACATGAGTGAGAATGGGGCTCGCGGTGATTCCCATGGGCATCTTCCGGGGGTGGTCAGGCCTCTTTTAAAGTGGGAAACGCAATTTATTCCAAAAGAAGCACACGCAGAAAAGACCGAAGTGTAG
- a CDS encoding ABC transporter permease, with amino-acid sequence MNKIMSHKCGETSKGDSLTVIQPTSGWQIIDFKELKEFRDLFYFLVWRDIKSIYAQTILGFLWAILNPLIQIVIFTIIFGKVAKIPTDGVPYVLFSSIAIIPWAYISQAISQSSQSLIQGSNILGKIYFPRLMFPITPVLSKLVDFGISMVIILGIMLYYRVSPTWNLLLFPVVFLLMISIPLGIGTWLSSLAIRFRDVKQVMPFIIQMLMYTAPIVYSASSISEGYRLIYSLNPIVGVIEGFRACFLGTPIPWVYILPGILTAAILVISGMLYFKRMERIFVDVI; translated from the coding sequence ATGAACAAAATCATGAGCCATAAATGTGGGGAAACTTCAAAAGGAGATTCTTTGACCGTCATTCAGCCAACCTCCGGTTGGCAGATTATTGATTTTAAAGAGCTGAAGGAGTTTCGAGATCTGTTTTACTTTCTTGTATGGCGTGACATTAAATCCATATATGCCCAAACCATTTTGGGATTTCTATGGGCCATACTCAATCCACTTATCCAGATTGTTATCTTCACCATTATTTTTGGGAAAGTGGCCAAGATACCGACTGATGGAGTTCCGTATGTTCTCTTTTCCAGCATCGCGATTATTCCTTGGGCCTATATCTCACAGGCAATTTCGCAGTCTAGTCAAAGCCTGATTCAGGGATCGAATATCTTAGGGAAGATTTATTTTCCTCGATTAATGTTTCCCATTACTCCTGTTCTGTCTAAGCTGGTTGATTTCGGAATATCCATGGTAATTATATTGGGTATCATGCTGTATTATCGTGTTTCTCCCACATGGAATCTCCTGTTATTCCCCGTTGTTTTTCTTCTCATGATCTCCATACCATTGGGTATAGGGACATGGTTATCCTCTCTGGCCATTCGGTTTCGTGATGTCAAACAGGTGATGCCGTTTATTATTCAAATGCTGATGTACACTGCCCCTATCGTCTATTCGGCATCTTCTATATCAGAAGGATATCGTTTGATCTATTCTCTGAATCCCATCGTTGGAGTCATAGAGGGGTTTAGGGCCTGTTTTCTTGGGACTCCAATCCCCTGGGTATATATTTTGCCTGGAATACTGACTGCTGCCATTTTGGTCATAAGTGGAATGTTGTATTTTAAACGGATGGAGCGAATTTTTGTAGATGTTATTTAA
- a CDS encoding glucosamine inositolphosphorylceramide transferase family protein — protein MHYGPWSIGIYVGGSPFELHEPDHISNPVLSGKVVTDIDATYLADPFMIVENSQFYMFFEVWNRATAQGDIAYAESEDGKKWDYKKIIIHEPFHLSYPYVFRWEEQYYLIPESHEDLSIRLYRSSSFPAEWQFVKRIFHGEHYVDPSIFRYNNAWWLFYSNPLNDALNLYFSDELTGNWQPHPMNPVVKLNKHISRPGGRVLIYNGHPYRFAQDTEPRYGIQVFAFEIVELSKTAYKETIVSEKAVVMPSGEGWNAYGMHHVDPHFSNGKWIAAVDGKCWPSSRIPGAFPA, from the coding sequence GTGCACTATGGTCCCTGGTCGATTGGAATTTATGTGGGAGGGTCTCCATTCGAATTACATGAACCGGACCACATTTCTAATCCTGTGCTGAGCGGCAAGGTCGTGACGGATATAGATGCCACCTATCTTGCCGATCCATTTATGATCGTCGAGAACAGTCAGTTTTACATGTTTTTCGAAGTGTGGAATCGAGCCACTGCTCAGGGAGATATTGCCTATGCCGAAAGCGAAGATGGGAAGAAATGGGATTACAAGAAAATTATTATTCATGAACCGTTCCACTTGTCCTATCCTTACGTCTTTCGATGGGAAGAACAGTATTATTTAATTCCCGAGAGCCACGAAGATCTCTCCATTAGATTGTACCGGTCCAGTTCTTTTCCTGCTGAATGGCAATTCGTCAAACGTATTTTTCATGGAGAACATTATGTGGATCCCTCTATTTTCCGATATAACAATGCCTGGTGGTTGTTTTATTCCAATCCTTTAAATGACGCCTTAAACTTGTACTTTTCGGACGAGTTGACGGGTAATTGGCAGCCTCATCCGATGAATCCGGTTGTGAAATTAAACAAGCATATTTCCAGGCCTGGTGGGAGGGTCTTGATTTATAATGGACATCCATACAGATTTGCCCAAGATACGGAGCCACGATACGGGATTCAGGTATTTGCATTTGAAATAGTAGAACTATCTAAAACAGCCTATAAAGAAACAATCGTGTCCGAAAAGGCTGTCGTTATGCCGTCTGGAGAAGGATGGAATGCGTATGGCATGCATCATGTTGACCCTCATTTTTCAAATGGGAAGTGGATTGCAGCGGTTGATGGAAAATGCTGGCCTAGTAGCAGGATACCTGGTGCGTTTCCCGCTTAA
- a CDS encoding class I SAM-dependent methyltransferase, translating to MYLLKKLRERIPPEHRKRLRRLSRPVMDFWENLRERIPPERRKKWSQRLRRLSRPAWMGTLRRTRPLSSHFGIDRGTPVDRYYIERFLEEHQLDIHGYVLEVKDSRYIDRYGTAVDRREILDIDPANPRASIIADLSAADSIPSNTFDCFILTQTLMYIYDVHSAVSHAHRILRPGGVLLVTVPVVSRYCTPKADYWRFTLPGCSALFGEVFGQNNIMVRSHGNVLAAIAFLTGMAYEELSNRELDVSDDYIPLIITVRAVKK from the coding sequence ATGTATTTACTGAAAAAGCTTCGAGAAAGAATTCCTCCCGAACACCGGAAGCGCCTCCGACGTCTCTCCCGTCCAGTAATGGACTTCTGGGAAAACCTGCGGGAAAGAATTCCTCCCGAACGTCGGAAAAAATGGTCTCAACGTCTTCGGCGTCTCTCCCGCCCAGCATGGATGGGCACGCTGCGACGAACCAGACCTTTGAGCAGTCATTTTGGCATTGACCGGGGCACGCCGGTTGATCGCTATTACATCGAGCGATTTCTTGAGGAGCATCAATTAGACATTCATGGTTATGTACTTGAGGTTAAAGACAGCCGTTACATTGATCGATATGGGACTGCTGTCGACCGGCGTGAAATACTTGACATTGATCCAGCAAATCCAAGAGCCTCGATCATTGCAGATCTTTCAGCAGCTGATTCAATTCCATCAAATACCTTTGATTGCTTTATCCTTACCCAGACGCTTATGTACATATATGATGTGCATTCGGCTGTTTCGCACGCCCACCGCATCCTACGTCCAGGCGGCGTGCTTCTTGTCACTGTGCCGGTAGTGAGCAGATACTGCACGCCAAAGGCTGATTACTGGCGATTCACGCTCCCTGGTTGTTCGGCGCTATTTGGTGAGGTATTTGGTCAAAATAATATAATGGTCCGGTCCCATGGAAATGTTCTGGCCGCCATAGCTTTTTTGACTGGAATGGCCTATGAAGAATTATCAAACCGGGAACTTGATGTAAGCGATGATTATATTCCACTGATCATCACGGTTCGGGCGGTTAAAAAATAA
- a CDS encoding glycosyltransferase has translation MPKGALRGNVLLSYRTERFLIEPGQPNPYYHYSCQLSVVMARIFVDFGFAVDIIANTNRTFLPKKDYSFFIDTRMNFERIANVLNKDCVKILHATTAHPYFNNYAETKRLMAMQERRHVTLRSRRFMDPKYAMAIEFADCVVVHCAFGMTNFKYANKPMYLVPNAVPYRYPWSELKDFEACRFRFLWLGSEGMVHKGLDLVLEAFAGMPEYHLTVCGPVAREKDFEQAYFLELYRTPNIHTHGWIDVESTEFTKLANRCLGLVYPSCSETNAGSVLTCMHAGLIPIISYESGVDIGKEAGIVLDDCSVEAIQKAVRQMATASTQELKMRSRKAWEFARANHTVENFHNQYRKIVEKIMTDYQK, from the coding sequence ATGCCAAAGGGAGCTCTACGGGGGAACGTACTTCTCTCCTATAGAACTGAACGATTTCTAATCGAACCGGGGCAACCAAATCCTTATTATCATTATAGCTGCCAATTGTCCGTTGTGATGGCGAGAATTTTTGTTGATTTCGGTTTTGCTGTTGATATTATTGCTAATACGAATCGGACATTTTTACCGAAAAAGGATTATTCATTTTTCATCGATACCCGGATGAATTTTGAAAGAATTGCGAACGTCCTGAATAAGGATTGTGTGAAAATATTGCATGCGACCACTGCTCATCCCTATTTCAACAATTATGCCGAAACGAAACGCTTAATGGCTATGCAAGAGCGAAGGCATGTGACCTTGCGTTCCAGAAGATTTATGGACCCGAAGTATGCCATGGCCATAGAATTTGCTGATTGTGTGGTCGTTCATTGTGCATTTGGTATGACAAATTTCAAATATGCGAATAAGCCAATGTATCTGGTTCCGAATGCGGTTCCCTATAGGTATCCTTGGTCTGAATTAAAGGATTTTGAAGCCTGTCGATTCCGATTTTTGTGGTTGGGGAGTGAGGGAATGGTGCACAAAGGTCTAGATTTGGTCTTAGAAGCATTCGCAGGGATGCCGGAATATCATTTGACGGTTTGTGGCCCGGTTGCGAGAGAAAAGGATTTTGAACAGGCCTATTTTCTTGAATTGTATCGTACCCCCAATATTCATACACACGGATGGATTGATGTTGAATCCACTGAATTTACGAAGTTGGCCAATCGCTGTCTCGGCCTAGTTTATCCATCCTGTTCTGAAACGAATGCTGGCTCCGTATTAACGTGTATGCATGCGGGCCTTATTCCTATCATCAGTTACGAATCAGGTGTGGATATAGGAAAGGAAGCAGGTATTGTGCTGGATGATTGTTCAGTTGAGGCTATCCAGAAGGCTGTGCGGCAAATGGCAACCGCTTCAACCCAAGAACTCAAAATGAGGTCCCGTAAAGCGTGGGAGTTTGCCAGAGCGAACCACACGGTGGAAAATTTCCACAATCAATACAGAAAAATAGTAGAAAAAATCATGACGGATTATCAAAAGTAA
- a CDS encoding NAD-dependent epimerase/dehydratase family protein, with translation MTIIKSLSDVKVLITGGSGFLGTHLFQRLCPISGEVHATSRTQRQNLKGGPLWWQTNLEDLGAVRRLLKNIQPDIIFHMSGLASAIQTVEFVLPTFHSLLTSTVNLLTVATEAGCQRVVLAGSLNEPQSDDPEMIPSSPYAAAKWAGSAYGRMFHALYGTPLVIVRTFMTYGPGQDSRKLIPSVVLSLLKEESPKLSSGQWNADWIFIDDVIDGFIAAARMPQIEGSTLDLGMGTLVTVRELVEKLVKIVGGNVEPLFGVLPDRVLEPARKAEIGMTYEKLGWKPKVSLESGLRQTVEWYKAKYLGSMSSQSIGQ, from the coding sequence ATGACAATTATAAAGTCCTTGTCAGATGTCAAAGTTCTGATAACTGGTGGAAGCGGGTTTTTGGGGACACATTTGTTTCAGCGATTATGCCCGATTAGTGGGGAAGTGCATGCGACTTCCCGTACTCAACGCCAAAATCTCAAGGGTGGACCTCTCTGGTGGCAAACAAATTTGGAGGATCTGGGAGCGGTGCGCCGTCTGCTCAAGAACATCCAACCCGATATTATTTTCCATATGTCTGGGTTGGCTTCCGCTATTCAAACTGTGGAATTCGTCTTGCCGACATTCCACAGTCTGCTCACAAGCACGGTCAATCTGCTCACGGTTGCGACCGAAGCTGGTTGTCAGCGGGTCGTATTGGCAGGGTCACTGAATGAGCCACAATCCGATGATCCCGAGATGATTCCGAGTTCGCCATATGCGGCGGCCAAGTGGGCGGGGAGTGCCTATGGACGCATGTTTCATGCACTCTATGGGACTCCTTTGGTGATTGTCCGAACATTTATGACCTATGGCCCAGGACAAGATTCACGGAAGCTCATTCCCTCTGTTGTACTCTCTCTCCTGAAAGAGGAATCTCCAAAGCTTTCTAGTGGACAATGGAACGCCGATTGGATTTTTATCGATGACGTCATCGACGGATTTATTGCTGCAGCTCGGATGCCACAAATAGAGGGGAGTACCCTTGATTTAGGTATGGGAACCCTCGTGACTGTTCGTGAATTGGTAGAGAAATTGGTCAAGATTGTGGGGGGTAATGTAGAACCATTATTTGGGGTATTGCCCGATCGGGTCTTGGAGCCAGCACGAAAAGCTGAGATAGGAATGACCTATGAAAAGCTGGGGTGGAAGCCAAAGGTTTCCCTTGAATCCGGGCTGCGTCAAACGGTGGAATGGTATAAAGCGAAGTACCTTGGATCTATGAGTAGTCAATCTATAGGCCAATAG
- a CDS encoding nucleotidyltransferase family protein, with translation MEREVVGLMPAGGKAERIAPLPCSKELFPLGFQLMEGIPQPRPKAVGQYLLEKFQLAGITKTFIILRKGKWDIPAYFGHGEFVNMHLGYLIMGEALGPPFTLDQAYPFVHDKLVAFGFPDIMISSENVFSPLLKQQERTQADVVLAVFPAHKPQLMDMVEMDENGKIHAMFLKPDKTDLELCWLGGVWTPAFTQFMHDYLQDFRRKDDFKTAKADKLETEDLTVGAVIQAAIKKGLQTYGVVFPDGKYIDIGTADNLMKSVEKFGCQVT, from the coding sequence ATGGAAAGAGAGGTTGTTGGGTTGATGCCCGCCGGTGGAAAAGCCGAAAGAATTGCTCCGTTGCCTTGCAGTAAAGAGTTGTTCCCACTTGGTTTTCAACTCATGGAGGGAATTCCTCAGCCTCGACCAAAGGCCGTTGGGCAATATTTATTGGAAAAGTTTCAATTAGCAGGAATTACAAAAACGTTTATTATTCTTCGGAAGGGCAAATGGGATATTCCTGCTTATTTTGGTCATGGGGAATTTGTCAACATGCATCTTGGGTATTTGATCATGGGAGAGGCCTTGGGACCGCCATTTACCCTAGACCAAGCTTATCCGTTTGTTCATGATAAGTTGGTCGCGTTTGGATTTCCAGATATTATGATCAGCTCGGAAAATGTGTTTAGTCCATTACTCAAGCAGCAAGAACGCACGCAAGCCGATGTGGTCCTTGCCGTTTTCCCAGCACATAAGCCCCAGCTTATGGACATGGTGGAGATGGATGAAAACGGGAAAATTCACGCAATGTTTTTAAAGCCGGATAAAACTGACTTGGAGCTCTGTTGGTTAGGCGGAGTGTGGACACCGGCATTTACCCAGTTTATGCATGATTACCTGCAGGACTTTCGAAGAAAAGATGATTTCAAAACTGCAAAAGCCGATAAACTGGAAACAGAGGATCTGACCGTTGGAGCCGTGATACAAGCGGCAATCAAAAAGGGTTTGCAGACGTATGGTGTTGTGTTCCCTGATGGGAAATATATCGATATTGGTACGGCAGATAACCTGATGAAATCTGTGGAAAAGTTTGGATGCCAGGTGACCTAA